The following coding sequences are from one Macaca nemestrina isolate mMacNem1 chromosome 1, mMacNem.hap1, whole genome shotgun sequence window:
- the LOC105498363 gene encoding serine/arginine-rich splicing factor 11 isoform X5: protein MSTVDPKLNHVAAGLVSPSLKSDTSSKEIEEAMKRVREAQSLISAAIEPDKKEEKRRHSRSRSRSRRRRTPSSSRHRRSRSRSRRRSHSKSRSRRRSKSPRRRRSHSRERGRRSRSTSKTRDKKKEDKEKKRSKTPPKSYSTARRSRSASRERRRRRSRSGTRSPKKPRSPKRKLSRSPSPRRHKKEKKKDKDKERSRDERERSTSKKKKSKDKEKDRERKSESDKDVKVTRDYDEEEQGYDSEKEKKEEKKPIETGSPKTKECSVEKGTGDSLRESKVNGDDHHEEDMDMSD from the exons ATGAGTACTGTTGATCCCAA GTTGAATCATGTAGCTGCTGGTCTCGTTTCACCAAGTCTAAAATCGGATACCTCTAGTAAAGAAATAGAGGAAGCAATGAAAAGAGTACGAGAAGCACAGTCCCTAATTTCTGCTGCTATAGAACCAG ataagaaagaagaaaaaagaaggcatTCAAGATCAAGATCACGTTCTAGGAGGAGGAGGACTCCCTCATCTTCTAGACACAG GCGGTCAAGAAGCAGATCGAGACGGCGGTCACATTCTAAGTCTAGGAGTCGGCGACGATCCAAAAGCCCAAGACGGAGAAGATCTCATTCCAGAGAGAGAGGTAGAAGGTCAAGGAGCACATCAAAAACAAG agacaaaaagaaagaagacaaagaaaagaaacgtTCTAAAACACCACCAAAAAGTTACAGCACAGCCAGACGTTCTAGAAGTGCAAGCAG AGAGAGACGACGACGAAGGAGCAGGAGTGGAACAAGATCTCCTAAAAAGCCTCGGTCTCCTAAAAGAAAATTGTCTCGCTCACCATCCCCTAGGAG AcataaaaaggagaagaagaaagataaagacaaagaaagaagtaGGGATGAAAGAGAACGATCAACAAGCAAGAAGAAGAAGAGTAAAGATAAGGAAAAGGACCGGGAAAGAAAATCAGAGAGTGATAAAGATGTAAAA GTTACACGGGATTATGATGAAGAAGAACAGGGGTATgacagtgagaaagagaaaaaggaagagaagaaaccaATAGAAACAGGTTCCCCTAAAACAAAGGAATGTTCTGTGGAAAAGGGAACTGGTGATTCACTAAGAGAATCCAAAGTGAATGGGGATGATCATCATGAAGAAGACATGGATATGAGTGACTGA